In Leopardus geoffroyi isolate Oge1 chromosome D1, O.geoffroyi_Oge1_pat1.0, whole genome shotgun sequence, a single window of DNA contains:
- the LOC123602719 gene encoding olfactory receptor 5B3-like, producing MDNRTEVTQFILLGLTSDPELQVPFFIMFTLIYLITLVGNLGIIVLILLDSRLHTPMYFFLSNLSLVDLCYSTAVTPKVMTGLLIRDKVISYSACAAQMFFFVAFATVESYLLASMAYDRYAAVCKPLHYTTTMTTGVCACLAIGSYTCGFLNASIHTGDTFSLSFCMSNVIHHFFCDVPAVMVLSCSDRRVSELVLVYVVSFNSFFALMVILISYIFIFITILKMHSSTGYQKALSTCASHLSAVSIFYGTVIFMYLQPSSSHSMDTDKMASVFYTMVIPMLNPVVYSLRNKEVKSALMKVISEAKLSLRL from the coding sequence ATGGATAACAGGACAGAAGTGACGCAGTTCATCTTGCTGGGACTAACCAGTGATCCAGAACTGCAGGTTCCCTTCTTTATCATGTTCACCCTCATCTACCTCATCACTCTGGTTGGAAACCTGGGGATAATAGTGTTGATTCTGTTGGACTCTCGTCTCCAcactcccatgtactttttcctcagTAACCTGTCTCTGGTGGACCTTTGTTACTCTACAGCTGTCACTCCCAAGGTCATGACTGGATTACTTATAAGAGACAAGGTCATCTCCTACAGTGCATGTGCTGctcaaatgttcttttttgtagcatttgccaCTGTGGAGAGTTACCTGTTGGCTTcaatggcctatgaccgctatgcaGCAGTGTGCAAACCCCTCCATTACACCACCACCATGACgacaggtgtgtgtgcatgtctggcCATAGGTTCCTACACCTGTGGTTTCCTGAATGCCTCTATCCACACTGGAGACACGTTCAGTCTCTCCTTTTGTATGTCCAATGTGATTCATCATTTTTTCTGTGATGTTCCTGCAGTCATGGTTCTTTCTTGCTCTGATAGACGTGTCAGCGAGCTGGTTCTTGTTTATGTAGTGAGCTTCAACAGCTTTTTTGCTCTCATGGTCATCTTGATTTCCTACATATTCATATTTATCACCATCCTAAAGATGCACTCATCTACAGGATATCAGAAGGCTTTATCTACCTGTGCTTCTCACCTCTCTGCAGTCTCCATCTTCTATGGGACAGTCATTTTTATGTACTTACAGCCCAGTTCCAGCCATTCCATGGACACAGACAAAATGGCATCTGTGTTCTACACCATGGTCATCCCCATGCTGAACCCTGTGGTCTATAGCCTGAGGAACAAAGAGGTTAAGAGTGCACTCATGAAGGTCATTTCAGAGGCAAAATTATCTTTAAGATTGTGA
- the LOC123602720 gene encoding olfactory receptor 5B17-like yields MKNNTEVKGFVLLGLTNNTELQVPLFLMFTLIYLVTLIGNLGMIVLILFDSHLHIPMYFFLSNLSLVDFCYSSTITPKVMAGLLIGDKVISYNACAAQMFFFVLFATVESYLLASMAYDRYAAVCKPLHYTTTMTTSVCARLAIGSYVFAFLTAAIDIGDTFYLSFCMSNVVHHFFCDIPAVMTLTCSDKDTNELILVLISSFNIFFAVLVILISYMFIFITVLKIQSGEGYQKALSTCASHLVAVSIFYGTVIIMYVQPSSSHSMDTDKIASVFYTMVIPMLNPVVYSLRNKEVKNAIKKVVERAKYSLGLVF; encoded by the coding sequence ATGAAGAATAATACAGAGGTGAAAGGATTCGTCCTGCTGGGACTAACCAATAACACAGAGCTGCAAGTTCCTCTCTTTCTAATGTTCACCCTCATCTACCTCGTCACTCTGATTGGGAACCTGGGGATGATCGTGCTGATCCTGTTCGACTCTCATCTCCACATTCCCATGTACTTCTTTCTCAGTAACCTGTCCCTGGTAGACTTTTGTTACTCCTCAACAATCACTCCTAAGGTCATGGCTGGATTACTTATAGGAGACAAGGTCATCTCCTACAATGCATGTGCCGCCCAGatgttcttttttgttctctttgcgACTGTGGAAAGTTACCTCTTAGCTTcaatggcctatgaccgctacgCAGCAGTGTGCAAACCCCTGCATTACACCACCACCATGACAACGAGTGTGTGTGCTCGTCTGGCCATAGGCTCCTATGTCTTTGCTTTTCTAACTGCTGCTATTGACATTGGAGacacattctatctctctttctgtatGTCCAATGTAGTCCATCACTTTTTCTGTGATATTCCAGCAGTCATGACCCTGACTTGCTCAGATAAAGACACTAATGAGCTGATTCTTGTTCTTATTTCAAGCTTTAATATCTTTTTTGCAGTTCTAGTTATCTTGATTTCCTACATGTtcatatttattactgttttgaaGATACAGTCAGGTGAGGGATACCAAAAGGCTTTATCTACCTGTGCTTCTCATCTTGTTGCAGTTTCCATATTTTATGGGACAGTCATCATCATGTATGTACAGCCAAGTTCAAGTCATTCCATGGATACAGACAAAATCGCATCTGTGTTCTATACTATGGTCATCCCCATGCTGAACCCTGTGGTCTACAGCTTAA